Genomic window (Carcharodon carcharias isolate sCarCar2 chromosome 39 unlocalized genomic scaffold, sCarCar2.pri SUPER_39_unloc_3, whole genome shotgun sequence):
GCTTTTATACCCCATCCCCCTCGCAATAAAGGCCATTTACCTCCTGAATCACTTGCGATTGGAACCCATCGCCCAGCGCCTGACTTTGACCATACTTCCCATTTCTGGGCATTGAGGATGAGGTGGGAGGAAAGAAACGGGAGGCTGTTCCTTGgattaagagacagagagaaagagagagtgtgagaaggcagGGCCCGCTACACCAGGGCCGGCACGCAGTTCCAACTCGCAGGTCATGGGCAAAATAGTCTAATTCGACAGATCAAACAACTGAAGAGGGTCGGTTGAATCTCTTCACCCGATGGGGGTGGGGATTAGTGTTTCCAGTGCTTCTCAGTATAGTCTTACTTCTAAATAAACACGGCAGTCACTCCTTAGCCTGTAAACGCACTCGCTTTCTTCCTCTCGAGCCGCGATCATCGTCCTTGTCACAAtaagaaaacaaaacaaaaaaaaaatcaggttggTCCCCGTGCGATCCAGGCGCTGCTGTGTCCGGGTCGACCGGCCTATGGCTCCCTCAGGCGGAGGAGTGGCAGAGCCGGAAGCTTCTCactgagtggggttggggggaaaacGTCCATCCGTTCGGTCGGCTCAGGGTCGCTTTTGGCGCGGTTTAAAAGTCAACGCAGCTGGATTGGTTCGGCGGGTCGGGAGGTGGGTTCTGGGACAGGGGTGTCCGTTGACAGTACGtggatggggggggtgtgtgtgtggggtacgggtggggggggggagggtggcctCCCTACctgtcccagagagagagagagagagagagaggtgtggggggaggggatcagCTGGGCGCCGTTGTCTTCTTGCCCGCGGGGGCGCACTGGTGCCCGTGGAAGCCGGCGGAGGTCTTGAACTGGCCGCCGCAGTCGGCGCAGATGCGGGGCCCCTCCCAGGCATGGACGCGCTGGTGCCGGCCCAGGACGGAAGCCCGGGAGAAGCCCCGCTGGCAGACGGGGCACTTGTGGGGCCGCTCCTGGCTGTGGGTGCTGCGGTGCTGGGCCAGGGTGGAGGATTTGGTGAAGCCCTTGCCGCACAGGGGGCAGGTGTAGAGGCGCTCGCCCCGGTGGCCCCGCTGGTGTTGCAGCAGGCTGGAGGAGTATCGGAACTCCTTCTGGCAGTCGCCGCACTTGAAGGGCTTCTCGCCGGTGTGGGTGCGCTGGTGGCTCCGCAGGCTGGAGGGGTCGCTGAACCTTTTGTCGCACTCGCCGCACCGGAAGGGCTTCTCGCCGGTGTGGGTGCGCTGGTGGATGACCAGCATGCAGGAGCGGCTGAAGCCCTTGGCGCAGAAGGGGCAGGTGAAGGGCCGCTCGCCCGTGTGGGTGCGCTCGTGGCGCCGCAGGCTGGACAGCTCGCTGAAGCCCTTGCGGCAGGTGGGGCACTGGAAGGGCCGCTCGCCCGTGTGGGTGCGCTCGTGGCGCCGCAGGTTGGAGAGCAGGTTGAAGTCCTTGCCGCAGGCCGGGCAGGCGAAGGGCTTCTCCCCCGAGTGCACCCGCAGGTGCTGCTTGAGGTTGGAGTACTTGTTGAAGGTGCGGCCGCACTCGTTGCAGATGTAGCTCTTGCGCCCACCCCGCGGGCCTTGCCTCCGCCGCCGGCGAGGCTCCCTGCCCCTGGCCTCAGCTAGCAGCTCCGTCGGCTGGTAGGTCGGGTCCTCGCCAGGCCCAgccgctgcctcctcctcctcctctgtagCCATGGGCAGGCGAGAAGGTCACGGCCTAGCACCGGCTGGAAGGTCCAgctccttcttccccccccccacttctggGGGCCCGTTGAGGTGTCACAAACTCGGGCTCCCTGCAATACAGAAAGTGCAGGTGGGGGGGGCGTCACAATTCTCGTAATATTATCGTGATTTATTGTATAAGTAGGTTAATAGCGGGGTTTGGatagttcgtgtgtgtgtgtgtgtgtgtgtgtgtgtgtgggggtgcgtgtgcGGGGGTAGGGGtggaatttaattgaattggactTAGCTGGTCCGGAGGCTTTGACACATCAAAAGGAAGCTTGGTTTGAAATGCTAACTAGGTCGACGTGGCTGAAGTTTTACAACATGAGGCAAGGAGAATTTGCACTTTCAGGTcaatcagggcagtttgaatttcaaagaggcgGCAGGGTGCATACACCTCGCCAGAGAAGCTCGGCCAAAgcagtgtgtttacttttcccaaagcgCGGCCAAAgcagtgtgtttacttttcccaaagctTGGCCAAAGCAATGTGTTTACTTTCCCCAAAGCTCGGCCCAgcagtgtgtttacttttcccaaaagcTCGGTCAAGCAGTATGTTTACTCTTCCCAAAGCTGGGCCAAAgcagtgtgtttacttttccaAAAGCgcggccaagcagtgtgtttacttttcccaaagctCGGCCAAAGCAGTGTTTACTTTTCCTCAAAGCtcggccaagcagtgtgtttacttttcctCAAAGCtcggccaagcagtgtgtttacttttcctCAAAGCtcagccaagcagtgtgtttacttttcccaaagctcggccaagcagtgtgtttacttttcccgATGTCAGCGCCACGAAGGGGCGGGGGTTCACATCGTGAGGAAGGTCAAGTTCGGAAGGCATAAGGGAGTGACGGGATTGACGTGAGAAGGGGGGACATGCACCAcggagagtgagcctgtgtgtcagggaaggcatggcaagatctaacagaagtgcgAGAAGCCTCCTGTATCTGcgcattaagcctgctgtctacagaaactgaagccactttgaattctattgTCCGGGGTATTGTGTTGTCTGGCCTGGAACTGTTTaaaaactattttttttaaactgttgccCTAACAGGGTTGTAACTGGAAACCAGATGAAtttggggttttaggagttattattgtAATCATTTATAGACCTATGAATGTGCCTGAAAACTTTCCttatgttaataaatgtttagttttctaaaaacctctgaaatcttggtggacttattattaCTCCATTCAAGGcgcgcatcttgaaataaatacaaattgcaaaactgtcgTGACAGcgcgatcaagtttccctcgtgggtTGGATCTGCCTGGCACACGTCCTCTGCCGGGTCATAACAAGGGTGAATCGATGTTCCGGGTTTGTTCATTATGAAGGTGGTGCCGATGAGAGAAACTattccacccaaccaccaccccccccaccaccgccgtgCACTGGAGTCCACGTTTAAGGGGGCACGGTAAAGAAAAATCATGCCAATCGACGGTTGGTACTCCATTCAGAGATTGAGAGATTTCGGTTAACCCGAGTTATtctgggaaggggtggggggtggtggggtgaagaCAGGTCTTTAGAATCACTGATTTCTGTTACCCtgaggaattaagggatatgggattaAGACGGGATATGGAGTGAAGAACCCCGTTAGAATTACCGTATTAAGGTATTAGGGGGTATGGGGTGAAGATACCGACCCCACCCCCGTTAGAATTACCGTATTATGGtattagggggtatagggtgaaGACCCCCCACTGTTAGAATTACTGTATTAAGGTATTAGGGGGTATGGGGTGAAGACCACCCCCCCGTTAGAATTACCGTATTAAGGTATTAGGGGGTATGGGGTGAAGACCCCCCACCGTTAGATTTACCATATTAAGGTATTAGGGGGTATTTGGGTGAAGACCCCCCACCGTTAGATTTACCATATTAAGGTATTAGGGGGTATGGGGTGAAGACCCCCCCTCCTGTTAAAATTACCGAATTAAGGTATTAGGGGGTATGGGGTGAAGACACCCCCCACTGTTAGAATTACCATATTAAGGTATTAGGGGGTATGGGGTGAAGACCCCCCTCCTGTTAGAATTACCGTATTAAGGTATTAGGGGGTATGGGGTGAAGACCTCCCCTCCTGTTGGAATTACCATATTAAGGTATTAGGGGGTATGGGGTGAAGATCCCCCCTTTAGAAATACTGTATTAAGGTATTAGGGGGTATGGGGTGAAGACCTCCCCTCCTGTTGGATTACCATATTAAGGTATTAGGGGGTATGGGGTGAAGACCCCCCACCGTTAGATTTACCATATTAAGGTATTAGGGGGTATGGGGTGAAGACCCCCCACCGTTAGATTACCACATTAAGGTGTTAGGGGGTATGGGGTGAAGACCCCCCCCGTTAGAATTACCGTATTAAGGTATTAGGGGGTATGGGGTGAAGACACCCCCCACTGTTAGAATTACCATATTAAGGTATTAGGGGGTATGGGGTGAAGACCCCCCTCCTGTTAGAATTACCGTATTAAGGTATTAGGGGGTATGGGGTGAAGACCTCCCCTCCTGTTGGAATTACCATATTAAGGTATTAGGGGGTATGGGGTGAAGATTCCCCCTTTAGAAATACTGTATTAAGGTATTAGGGGGTATGGGGTGAAGACCTCCCCTCCTGTTGGATTACCATATTAAGGTATTAGGGGGTATGGAGTGAAGATCCCCCCTTTAGAAATACTGTATTAAGGTATTAGGGGGTATGGGGTGAAGACCCCCCCTCCTGTTAGAATTCCCGTATTAAGGTATTAGGGGGTATGGGGTGAAGACCTCCCCTCCTGTTGGAATTACCATATTAAGGTATTAGGGGGTATGGGGTGAAGATCCCCCCTTTACAAATACTGTATTAAGGTATTAGGGGGTATGGGGTGAAGACCCCCCCTCCTGTTAGAATTACCGTATTAAGGTATTAGGGGGTATGGGGTGAAGACCCCCCCTCCTGTTAGAATTCCCGTATTAAGGTATTAGGGGGTATGGGGTGAAGACCACACCCCCGTTAGAATTACCGTATTAAGGTATTAGGGGGTATGGGGTGAAGACCCCCCACCGTTAGATTTACCATATTAAGGTATTAGGGGGTATGGGGTGAAGACACCCCCCACTGTTAGATTTACCATATTAAGGTATTAGGGGGTATGGGGTGAAGACCCCCCCCGTTAGAATTACCGTATTAAGGTATTAGGGGGTATGGGGTGAAGACCTCCCCTCCTGTTGGAATTACCATATTAAGGTATTAGGGGGTATGGGGTGAAGATCCCCCCTTTAGAAATACTGTATTAAGGTATTAGGGGGTATGGGGTGAAGACCTCCCCTCCTGTTGGATTACCATATTAAGGTATTAGGGGGTATGGGGTGAAGACCCCCCCACCGTTAGATTTACCATATTAAGGTATTAGGGGGTATGGGGTGAAGACCCCCCACCGTTAGATTTACCACATTAAGGTGTTAGGGGGTATGGGGTGAAGACCCCCCCCGTTAGAATTACTGTATTAAGGTATTAGGGGGTATGGGGtgaacaccccccccctcctgttaAAATTACCGAATTAAGGTATTAGGGGGTATGGGGTGAAGACACCCCCCACTGTTAGAATTACCATATTAAGGTATTAGGGGGTATGGGGTGAAGACCCCCCTCCTGTTAGAATTACCGTATTAAGGTATTAGGGGGTATGGGGTGAAGACCTCCCCTCCTGTTGGAATTACCATATTAAGGTATTAGGGGGTATGGGGTGAAGATCCCCCCTTTAGAAATACTGTATTAAGGTATTAGGGGGTATGGGGTGAAGACCTCCCCTCCTGTTGGATTACCATATTAAGGTATTAGGGGGTATGGGGTGAAGATCCCCCCTTTAGAAATACTGTATTAAGGTATTAGGGGGTATGGGGTGAAGACCCCCCCTCCTGTTAGAATTCCCGTATTAAGGTATTAGGGGGTATGGGGTGAAGACCACCCCCCCGTTAGAATTACCATATTAAGGTATTGGGGGTATGGGGTGAAGACCACCCCCCCATTAGAATTACCGTATTAAGGTATTAGGGGGTATGGGGTGAAGACCCCCCCCTGTTAAAATTACCGAATTAAGGTATTAGGGGATATGGGGTGAAGACCCCCCTCCTGTTAGAATTACCGTATTAAGGTATTAGGGGGTATGGCGTGAAGATCCCCCCTTTACAAATACTGTATTAAGGTATTAGGGGGTATGGGGTGAAGACCCCCCCTCCTGTTAGAATTACCGTATTAAGGTATTAGGGGGTATGGGGTGAAGACCCCCCCTCCTGTTAGAATTCCCGTATTAAGTTATTAGGGGGTATGGGGTGAAGACCCCCCCCCGTTAGAATGACCGTATTAAGGTATTAGGGGGTACGGGGTGAAGACCCCCCCACCGTTAGAATGACCGTAttaagggctatggggtgagGCCGGGCTGCTCCCCTCACCGATTGGGTTCGAGAGGATCACTGGTGACCTACTACTCCCCATCTTGAGCGATGTCACCACTGCCACCCACCAAATGGGCATCTCCCCCCCTCGGGGTGCCCACTGCCTTTCCTCTTACCCcttcctcatcccccccaccctccaccggACTGTCCCGGGTATAGGTGGCAGGACAAAGGGTTGAAATGCTGTTccattcctcaccctcctccatcaccaccttggAGCCATCCTCGCCCTCACCAAAATGGAGGAGCAGGTAGAACCCATGGTCCTCAGGCTCCGCCCCCCCTCACAGCCGCTGCAACGTCACAATGGAAGAGAGTGGGTCTCTCCGTACATCACAATGGAAAGGGCGGAGCTCACCGGGCGTCACTAGGGAAGAGGGCGGAGCTCAGGCGGCCGCAGGCTATGAGAGGGCGGGGCTCGCCCTGGAGTCACAACGAAAGGAGGCGGGGCTCACCGGCGTCAAATGAATAGGGGGGGTGGTGGCGAGGAGCCacaatggataaaaacaaaaaaactgcggatgctggaaatccaaaacaaaaacagaattacctggaaaaactcagcaggtctggcagcatcggcggagaagaaaagagctgacgtttcgagtcctcatgacccttcgacagaacagttctgtcgaagggtcatgaggactcgaaacgtcagccaCAATGGAAGTAGGCGGGATTCAGACGCGCGGTCAGGCAggaagggggcggggcccaccgCCGCGTCACGATGGCAGTGGGCGGGCTAACCAGGCGTCACAATGGAAGGGGCTCACCTCCTTCGTACGTCACATAACgggcggggatgggggggaagggggacgTGAACTCACAATGGAAAGGGGCGGGGACGAGCGAGTCCCGATGGGACCTCAGGGCGGCCAAGCGGAAGGCTGGGTCACCTCTCGTCACAATGTGAGGGGCGGATCCAAAGAGCCGAATGTACGGAGGGGGCGTGACTGCCCAACGTCACAAAGCAAGTGGGACGGAACCGCCGAACGTCACAAAGCAAGGGGGcggagcagggagagggagcgtgcgcagtcgggtcctcctcctcccttccccccctccactcAGCCCGTCGGTTAACGGACGTGCGGGCGGGCGCCTTTTTTTGAATTGTATGGAGACCCATATATAATCACAGAGAAAACCGACCGAGCTCTGGAAGGTAAGCCTGCGCGCGCGCGCACATGCAGACTCTCTAACCTGGTTgttgaaggtgggggggaggggaaattgaaccctcctcctcctctcgccTCAAACAAGCTGAGCGGCGGCGGCGGCGACGCTGCGATTCCGGCGCCTGCGCACTGCCCGCTGGCCTCGGGCACATGCGCACTGGCCCCCTCGGTTTCGGCGCCTGCGCATTGGCCGCTGGGTGGCCCGGCCATGCGCATCGGCCGCTCGGTCACCTCGCGCCTGCGCACTGGCCCCGTCCAgccctggggagggagggaaatagggCGCTTTCTGGCGCGCAGCGCCTTCTGGGTGAGTGAGGCCGCCATGATTGCCCATCATCTTCCTGCCCCACCACTACCAGCAATTTGCgtttctttttaattctttcatgggatgtggccaacaatggcgaggccagcatttgttgcctgtccctaattgcccatttcagaggggggcagttaagagccaatcacaaggctgtgggtctggaatcacatggaggccagaccgggTGAGGTCGGCAGATTTCCCTTCTGAAAGGGCATTATTGAACCCAGATGGGATCTTACtccaatcgatgatagtttcacgctcaccatcaccgagaccagctttcaattccatgtttattcattaacgttcgaattaggagcaggagccctgcacc
Coding sequences:
- the LOC121274961 gene encoding gastrula zinc finger protein XlCGF17.1-like is translated as MATEEEEEAAAGPGEDPTYQPTELLAEARGREPRRRRRQGPRGGRKSYICNECGRTFNKYSNLKQHLRVHSGEKPFACPACGKDFNLLSNLRRHERTHTGERPFQCPTCRKGFSELSSLRRHERTHTGERPFTCPFCAKGFSRSCMLVIHQRTHTGEKPFRCGECDKRFSDPSSLRSHQRTHTGEKPFKCGDCQKEFRYSSSLLQHQRGHRGERLYTCPLCGKGFTKSSTLAQHRSTHSQERPHKCPVCQRGFSRASVLGRHQRVHAWEGPRICADCGGQFKTSAGFHGHQCAPAGKKTTAPS